In Sphingobacterium thalpophilum, a genomic segment contains:
- a CDS encoding CorA family divalent cation transporter: protein MVRTIVEKEIANYEWIDIAEPTSEDFTFIKERFNLNEASIKDSKEPEHLPKIEEFENYTFVILRVMSDNFKENSDSIGEVTDRLTIFYGSDFVITVHKRRIEFLEKLKNIEFTSIKTKNSRKLAVFITTAAVFTFSQTLEQLSTRIDAYEELIFLKRMKQQPILKNLYFIKRQIDVARKVIFLYREVVEHFHSSSKKDVYTRDLKDLQVRTSTLYENLSENVAQLLNVYFNISSNHTNEIMRILTIFSVFFMPITFVAGIYGMNFKNMPELEWYYGYPVAMGIMVAISLAIYLWFKRKGWL from the coding sequence ATGGTCAGAACGATTGTTGAAAAGGAAATCGCAAACTACGAATGGATAGATATAGCTGAGCCAACCTCAGAAGACTTCACCTTCATCAAAGAGCGCTTCAATTTGAATGAAGCCTCGATCAAGGACTCCAAAGAACCAGAACATCTACCGAAAATTGAAGAATTTGAGAATTATACCTTTGTTATTCTCCGTGTCATGTCGGACAATTTCAAAGAAAATTCAGACAGTATCGGAGAAGTCACCGACCGCCTGACCATCTTCTACGGAAGCGATTTTGTGATTACTGTGCACAAACGTCGCATCGAATTTTTAGAAAAACTCAAGAACATTGAATTTACGTCCATCAAGACAAAAAATAGCCGTAAACTGGCTGTATTTATCACGACTGCGGCTGTATTCACCTTTAGTCAAACTTTAGAGCAACTTTCAACACGCATCGATGCATACGAAGAATTGATATTCCTCAAACGCATGAAACAACAGCCCATACTGAAAAACCTCTATTTTATCAAAAGGCAGATTGATGTTGCACGAAAGGTCATCTTTCTCTACAGAGAGGTCGTTGAGCATTTTCATTCCTCGTCCAAAAAAGATGTGTACACCCGCGATTTAAAAGATCTCCAAGTCCGGACATCAACCTTGTACGAAAACTTATCGGAAAATGTAGCGCAACTACTGAATGTGTATTTCAATATCTCGTCTAATCACACCAATGAGATTATGCGCATCCTAACGATTTTTTCCGTATTTTTTATGCCAATCACTTTTGTGGCAGGAATTTATGGAATGAATTTCAAAAATATGCCCGAATTAGAATGGTACTATGGATATCCAGTGGCCATGGGAATCATGGTCGCCATATCCCTTGCGATTTATCTGTGGTTCAAAAGAAAAGGTTGGCTATAA
- the tsaB gene encoding tRNA (adenosine(37)-N6)-threonylcarbamoyltransferase complex dimerization subunit type 1 TsaB, translated as MNNLILQIDTSTTVCSVALSENGQTLQVIDLDEPNAHAAKLTILIEEILKQTDRKMQDLNAVAVSMGPGSYTGLRIGVSTAKGLCYALDIPLIAINTLEALFLGYKGQFGLKKDEAYLPMLDARRMEVYSAVYSHDATLVRATSAEIIDAGYFNELLLNYHRVHLFGSGADKFEDLFSATDRVDVLSGFKVSAAFLSPLAFDKFQRKEFEDVAYFEPFYLKDFVVTPAKKKVGLL; from the coding sequence ATAATTTAATTTTACAAATTGATACGTCAACCACTGTATGTTCGGTTGCCTTGAGTGAAAATGGTCAAACGCTACAAGTTATCGATCTCGATGAACCGAATGCGCATGCGGCAAAATTGACTATTTTGATTGAGGAGATTCTCAAACAGACAGACCGAAAGATGCAGGATTTAAATGCTGTCGCGGTGAGTATGGGACCAGGTTCGTATACAGGCTTGCGGATCGGGGTGTCTACGGCCAAAGGTCTCTGTTATGCCTTAGATATACCTTTGATTGCTATTAATACGTTAGAAGCGTTGTTTTTAGGGTATAAGGGGCAATTTGGTTTAAAAAAAGATGAAGCTTATCTTCCTATGCTCGATGCCCGTCGTATGGAAGTCTATTCAGCAGTTTATAGTCATGATGCTACGTTGGTGAGAGCAACATCTGCAGAAATTATCGATGCTGGTTATTTCAATGAATTATTGCTGAACTACCATCGCGTCCATTTATTTGGTTCGGGAGCGGATAAATTCGAAGATTTGTTCAGTGCAACGGATCGCGTGGATGTGCTGAGCGGATTTAAAGTTTCGGCGGCTTTTCTATCGCCATTGGCCTTTGATAAATTTCAGCGGAAAGAGTTTGAGGATGTTGCTTATTTCGAGCCATTCTATCTTAAAGATTTTGTGGTTACCCCTGCAAAGAAAAAGGTTGGCTTATTATAG
- a CDS encoding OmpH family outer membrane protein, with product MNTIFSIVSKVSFGLLLVGTIASCNQGAKTANEPAKNDSNTVSKESQGSNKDKIVYLNSDSLSEKYQYFKDIKSKLENKVKKAQTDLQSKSTAFQREVAEYQKNAATMSAPDRQATEQKLARKQDELARLDQTASSSIAKDESEEFNNVYNKITEFLKKHAAENGYKLVLTYSKTNPTVLYADPSLEITNEVIKQLNEEYKSSNK from the coding sequence ATGAACACTATATTTTCAATTGTATCGAAAGTTTCCTTTGGCCTTTTATTGGTTGGAACTATTGCATCATGTAACCAAGGTGCAAAAACAGCAAACGAACCTGCAAAAAATGATTCCAATACGGTAAGCAAGGAGAGCCAGGGAAGTAACAAAGATAAAATCGTCTATTTAAACTCGGATTCACTTTCTGAAAAATATCAATATTTTAAGGATATTAAATCAAAGCTTGAAAACAAGGTAAAGAAAGCACAAACGGATCTGCAATCTAAAAGCACTGCATTCCAACGCGAAGTTGCCGAATATCAAAAAAATGCAGCTACAATGTCTGCACCTGATAGACAAGCTACTGAACAAAAACTGGCACGTAAACAAGATGAGCTTGCCCGCCTAGATCAAACAGCTTCTTCCTCTATTGCGAAAGACGAGTCTGAAGAGTTCAACAATGTTTATAATAAAATTACCGAATTCCTGAAAAAACATGCTGCAGAAAATGGTTACAAGTTGGTATTGACTTATTCGAAAACCAACCCTACCGTATTATATGCTGATCCTTCTTTGGAAATTACCAACGAGGTAATCAAACAACTAAATGAAGAATATAAATCTTCAAACAAATAG